A stretch of Pseudoclavibacter chungangensis DNA encodes these proteins:
- the cydC gene encoding thiol reductant ABC exporter subunit CydC translates to MRDGVDAARSVPADAGDRAAPTPDGAPSGALARVRALLSERLLEAGLGPEGARTVLTLGFLAATSAIALVVLAESIAWGIVGVAQGDDVRRPVAWGAAAAIVRALAGWASGVVADCAAIGAKTYWRTSLATRLTRPLPASGAGTGEAATLAGPGLDALDEYFTRVVPAAVQAAVVPVVLGLRILMDDWVSAIVVALTIPLVPFFMILIGKHTRDRVDEVTDELARLADHLVELARGLPVLVGLGRADEQAAALDGIQRRLRRRTNATLRQAFLSALALELIATISVAVVAVFLGVRLVNGTVELQPAIAALVLAPECYAAIRAVGTAFHQAQDGTSALRRVRDVLDAPDAPAGFVRTESSDAAVPVRVRELTVRRPGRSVDAVHGASVDARRGEIVAITGPSGAGKSTVLAAIAELLGPDALVHGTIAAPAADELAYAPQDPTPFTSTPRAEFELAAGRSGAGDAERAFAAAVMLDTLDLTGAADRDAAELSPGELRRVAVGRALLRVDAGAHVLLLDEPTAHLDPVRAELVRRAIARRRGDVATVLVTHEPETLALADRRVAIEAAAAVPHGTHDVSLDEPLPAGPRTVLGVAARTPTVLEDATRTVTGPATPHFGPAESAALDTAVVDVEGETFASASDAEERDLAATAASSAVGSPATPTDGPSIDTTFDGRAANDAPTGPRASAFRALGLVLAPAAFRWTGAGVLGAIALAMSLGLAAVSGWLIVRASEQPAIMYLLVAIVGVRFFGIGRAVIRYVERLASHDAVLRSVDVLRIRLWRALARRGSAERSLLEPGRAVGLLVTRLGQVRDQAPRVVVPFAAGVLAIGAVVVAIALVTPPIAAPLCVALVATLVLAVVVAIVADRAASSARAARQPLLTARAAALAAAGPVLRANGVADRAIDDVVRVDADLASAQRRAAWAAGAAGAVAVGGTGVLAALTALAAAGNVPAALTAVVALLLLACADPVQGVVDAAQRAPALVTAARGLAPLLVREPRTARRVPEPAPTPGDAPRDGLVLDALAARWPGTSRDVFADIDAEVRRGEWLVVEGPSGSGKSTLLTVLMGGLAPSRGDVVLDGLDLADADDSTWRTRIAWCPQEAHVFDSTLRGNLLLARPRDDAPSEDEMRRVLERVGLGPLLESMPDGLDTRVGAGGRALSGGERQRVAVARTLLGDAEVLLLDEPTAHLDAPTAEALLDDLRAATRDRIVVLVTHRADGLRPEDHRILLGAEPAVAGGARVDRAASAAG, encoded by the coding sequence ATGCGTGACGGCGTCGACGCCGCCAGGTCCGTTCCCGCCGATGCGGGCGACCGGGCGGCGCCGACGCCCGACGGCGCGCCGAGCGGCGCGCTCGCCCGCGTGCGGGCGCTGCTCTCGGAGCGGCTGCTCGAGGCGGGCCTCGGCCCGGAGGGCGCGCGGACCGTCCTGACGCTCGGGTTCCTCGCCGCGACGAGCGCGATCGCGCTCGTCGTGCTCGCCGAGTCGATCGCGTGGGGAATCGTCGGTGTCGCGCAGGGCGACGACGTGCGGCGCCCCGTCGCGTGGGGTGCCGCCGCGGCGATCGTGCGCGCGCTCGCGGGCTGGGCCTCGGGCGTCGTCGCCGATTGCGCCGCGATCGGGGCGAAGACGTACTGGCGCACGTCCCTCGCGACGCGTCTCACGCGTCCGCTGCCCGCGTCGGGCGCGGGAACGGGCGAGGCCGCGACGCTCGCGGGGCCCGGCCTGGATGCGCTCGACGAGTACTTCACGCGCGTCGTCCCCGCGGCCGTGCAGGCCGCGGTCGTCCCGGTCGTGCTGGGGCTGCGCATCCTCATGGACGACTGGGTGAGCGCGATCGTTGTCGCGCTCACGATCCCGCTTGTCCCCTTCTTCATGATCCTCATCGGAAAGCACACGCGGGACCGCGTCGACGAGGTGACCGACGAGCTCGCGCGGCTCGCGGATCACCTCGTCGAACTCGCGCGCGGGTTGCCCGTGCTCGTGGGGCTCGGGCGCGCGGACGAACAGGCCGCCGCGCTCGACGGCATCCAGCGGCGTCTGCGCCGGCGCACGAACGCGACGCTGCGGCAGGCGTTCCTCTCGGCCCTCGCGCTCGAACTCATCGCGACGATCTCGGTCGCGGTCGTCGCCGTCTTCCTCGGCGTCCGGCTCGTGAACGGCACCGTCGAGCTGCAACCGGCGATCGCGGCGCTCGTGCTCGCGCCCGAGTGCTACGCCGCGATCCGTGCCGTGGGCACGGCGTTCCACCAGGCGCAGGACGGCACGTCCGCACTGCGGCGCGTGCGCGACGTGCTCGACGCGCCGGACGCGCCCGCGGGGTTCGTGCGAACGGAATCGTCGGACGCCGCGGTGCCCGTTCGCGTCCGCGAACTGACGGTGCGTCGTCCGGGGCGCAGCGTCGATGCCGTCCACGGGGCGAGCGTCGACGCGCGACGCGGTGAGATCGTCGCGATCACCGGGCCGAGCGGGGCCGGGAAGTCGACCGTGCTCGCCGCGATCGCGGAGCTCCTCGGGCCGGACGCACTCGTGCACGGCACGATCGCCGCACCCGCGGCGGACGAGCTCGCCTACGCACCGCAGGACCCGACGCCCTTCACCTCGACCCCGCGTGCCGAGTTCGAACTCGCCGCGGGCCGATCCGGCGCGGGCGACGCGGAGCGTGCGTTCGCCGCGGCCGTGATGCTCGACACACTCGATCTCACGGGCGCGGCCGACCGTGACGCCGCCGAACTCAGCCCCGGTGAACTGCGTCGCGTCGCCGTCGGCCGGGCACTCCTCCGCGTCGACGCGGGCGCGCACGTGCTGCTCCTCGACGAGCCGACGGCGCATCTCGACCCCGTCCGGGCCGAGCTCGTGCGGCGGGCGATCGCGCGGCGCCGCGGCGACGTCGCGACCGTCCTCGTCACGCACGAGCCGGAGACGCTCGCGCTCGCCGACCGTCGCGTCGCCATCGAGGCCGCTGCGGCCGTTCCGCACGGAACCCACGACGTGTCGCTCGATGAACCGCTCCCCGCGGGACCGCGGACCGTCCTCGGCGTGGCCGCGCGGACCCCGACCGTGCTCGAGGACGCCACGCGGACAGTGACCGGTCCCGCCACGCCGCACTTCGGCCCCGCAGAGTCCGCGGCGCTCGACACGGCCGTCGTGGACGTCGAGGGCGAGACGTTCGCGTCGGCGTCCGACGCCGAGGAACGCGACCTCGCGGCGACCGCCGCATCGAGCGCCGTCGGGTCTCCCGCGACGCCCACCGACGGGCCGTCGATCGACACGACGTTCGATGGTCGGGCGGCGAACGACGCCCCGACGGGCCCGCGCGCCTCGGCGTTCCGGGCACTCGGGCTCGTGCTCGCGCCGGCCGCGTTCCGGTGGACGGGCGCGGGCGTCCTCGGTGCGATCGCGCTCGCGATGTCGCTCGGACTCGCGGCGGTGAGCGGTTGGCTCATCGTGCGGGCGAGCGAGCAGCCCGCGATCATGTACCTCCTCGTCGCGATCGTCGGTGTGCGCTTCTTCGGCATCGGCCGCGCGGTCATCCGCTACGTCGAGCGGCTCGCCTCGCACGACGCCGTGCTCCGCTCGGTCGACGTGCTGCGCATCCGGCTCTGGCGGGCCCTCGCACGCCGAGGTTCGGCCGAGCGGAGCCTGCTCGAACCCGGACGCGCCGTCGGTCTGCTCGTCACGAGGCTCGGCCAGGTGCGCGACCAGGCCCCGCGCGTCGTCGTCCCGTTCGCTGCCGGTGTGCTCGCGATCGGCGCCGTCGTCGTCGCGATCGCACTCGTGACGCCGCCGATCGCGGCACCCCTGTGCGTCGCGCTCGTCGCGACCCTCGTCCTCGCGGTCGTCGTGGCGATCGTGGCCGACCGGGCTGCGAGCTCGGCACGTGCGGCGCGGCAGCCGCTGCTCACGGCGCGGGCCGCAGCGCTCGCCGCAGCGGGGCCGGTGCTGCGCGCGAACGGCGTCGCCGACCGGGCGATCGACGACGTCGTGCGTGTCGACGCGGATCTCGCCTCGGCCCAGCGCCGTGCGGCGTGGGCCGCGGGCGCCGCCGGGGCGGTCGCGGTGGGCGGCACGGGGGTGCTCGCCGCGCTCACCGCGCTCGCGGCGGCGGGGAACGTGCCCGCGGCGCTCACGGCCGTCGTCGCGCTCCTGCTGCTCGCGTGCGCCGACCCGGTGCAGGGCGTCGTCGACGCCGCGCAGCGGGCACCCGCGCTCGTCACCGCCGCGCGCGGTCTCGCGCCGCTCCTCGTGCGCGAACCCCGCACCGCCCGTCGCGTCCCCGAGCCGGCCCCGACGCCGGGCGACGCGCCTCGCGACGGCCTCGTGCTCGACGCACTCGCCGCCCGCTGGCCCGGGACGAGCCGCGACGTGTTCGCCGACATCGACGCCGAGGTGCGCCGCGGCGAGTGGCTCGTCGTCGAGGGGCCGTCGGGGTCGGGGAAGTCGACGCTCCTCACGGTGCTCATGGGTGGGCTCGCGCCGTCCCGCGGCGACGTCGTCCTCGACGGTCTCGATCTGGCCGATGCCGACGACTCGACGTGGCGGACGCGCATCGCGTGGTGCCCGCAGGAGGCCCACGTGTTCGACTCGACGCTGCGCGGCAATCTGCTGCTCGCGCGGCCGCGCGACGACGCTCCGAGCGAGGACGAGATGCGGCGCGTGCTCGAGCGGGTCGGGCTCGGGCCGCTCCTCGAGTCGATGCCCGACGGACTCGACACGAGGGTCGGCGCCGGCGGGCGGGCGCTGAGCGGCGGCGAACGGCAGCGCGTCGCGGTCGCACGCACGCTGCTCGGCGACGCCGAGGTCCTCCTCCTCGACGAGCCGACGGCGCACCTGGACGCCCCGACGGCCGAGGCGCTGCTCGACGACCTGCGGGCGGCGACCCGCGACCGCATCGTCGTGCTCGTCACCCACCGGGCGGACGGGCTGCGCCCCGAGGACCACCGGATCCTCCTCGGTGCCGAGCCGGCGGTCGCCGGCGGGGCGCGCGTCGATCGGGCCGCGTCGGCCGCCGGCTGA
- a CDS encoding SLC13 family permease, translated as MHVRVGVRVGAGAGLLAAAAIAVGVGAWPAGEVLALGERVWPVLLFAVAMTVVSVLASEAGMFDAAARLARRLAGPRAIALWGVVIALTIACTVFLSLDTTAVLLTPVAVALARRIALDPRPFALTVVWLANTASLLLPISNLTNLLAFERMGVAGPLGFAAIMWPAWLACTLVPIVFVAVRFRRQLVGRGSAAATGDGAASRGATTGTNGHERDGPASGAPHEVAARNRPHDRALLRRVSIVLVVLLAALLTGVRVWIPATAAALVLLFVVGRARSGVLRLSLVPWRMLVLTLGLFAATGALGSIVVHGALAHLPALGDTFGGLLATAGLGAGTANLANNLPAYLLLEPIATSPALLAALLVGVGAGPLITPWASLATLLWQERLVADGVRVRWGEFVWCGAIIAPACLLLGCLGVLLVT; from the coding sequence GTGCACGTGCGAGTCGGAGTCCGCGTCGGCGCGGGCGCCGGCCTGCTCGCGGCCGCGGCGATCGCCGTGGGCGTCGGTGCGTGGCCGGCGGGGGAGGTGCTCGCGCTCGGTGAGCGCGTGTGGCCCGTGCTGCTGTTCGCCGTCGCGATGACGGTCGTCTCGGTGCTCGCGAGCGAGGCGGGCATGTTCGATGCCGCCGCGCGGCTCGCGCGCCGCCTCGCCGGGCCGCGGGCCATCGCGCTGTGGGGTGTCGTGATCGCCCTGACGATCGCCTGCACCGTGTTCCTCTCGCTCGACACGACCGCCGTGCTGCTCACACCGGTCGCCGTCGCGCTCGCGCGTCGCATCGCGCTCGATCCGCGCCCGTTCGCGCTCACGGTCGTGTGGCTCGCGAACACCGCGTCGCTCCTCCTGCCGATCTCGAACCTCACGAACCTCCTCGCGTTCGAACGCATGGGCGTCGCCGGCCCGCTCGGGTTCGCCGCCATCATGTGGCCCGCCTGGCTCGCATGCACGCTCGTGCCGATCGTGTTCGTCGCGGTCCGGTTCCGACGACAGCTCGTCGGCCGCGGCTCGGCTGCGGCGACGGGCGACGGAGCCGCCTCGCGGGGCGCCACCACGGGGACAAACGGGCACGAGAGGGACGGTCCGGCCTCGGGCGCGCCGCACGAGGTGGCCGCCCGCAATCGGCCGCATGACCGGGCGCTCCTGCGCCGGGTGTCGATCGTGCTCGTCGTGCTGCTCGCCGCGCTGCTCACGGGCGTGCGGGTCTGGATCCCCGCGACCGCGGCGGCCCTCGTCCTCCTGTTCGTCGTGGGTCGAGCACGGTCGGGTGTCCTGCGCCTCTCGCTCGTGCCGTGGCGGATGCTCGTCCTCACCCTCGGCCTGTTCGCCGCGACGGGCGCCCTCGGGTCGATCGTCGTCCACGGCGCTCTCGCGCACCTTCCGGCACTCGGTGACACGTTCGGCGGGCTGCTCGCCACGGCCGGTCTCGGCGCCGGCACCGCGAACCTCGCGAACAACCTTCCCGCCTACCTGCTGCTCGAGCCCATCGCGACCTCGCCCGCACTTCTCGCGGCGCTGCTCGTCGGCGTCGGGGCGGGGCCCCTCATCACACCGTGGGCATCGCTCGCGACGCTCCTGTGGCAGGAGCGGCTCGTCGCCGACGGCGTGCGCGTCCGCTGGGGCGAGTTCGTGTGGTGCGGCGCGATCATCGCCCCCGCGTGCCTCCTGCTGGGCTGCCTCGGCGTGCTCCTCGTCACCTGA
- a CDS encoding ArsR/SmtB family transcription factor, translating to MLLELSPTDVTNIRFVLSPWEETVTAVRAIAKPPGLHRPWAERARARLRESPDAARHWNLLRAFIVPGGYIADALIPTPEREETIEQAAERVRRQDRALWREDLELLRGYADRPATAAQLDVFEEDVAVGAERLVEAVEWVWRLTVEPHWHRIRGLEVGDIEHRLALLARGGVDEMLRTLHPDVRRETGGLWIDKKDCIRWAGSEGMGLTLIPSVFAWPGTLVLNRPPYVPTLVYAPRGIGALWLDDEPQDVPEPLSTLIGGTRAAVLRQLDLPMTTTQIARHLNIARASASDHLKVLTCSDLVSAHRRGREVFYRRTELGGSLAGCVDPGAVHARDERTA from the coding sequence ATGCTCCTCGAGCTCTCACCCACCGACGTCACGAACATCCGGTTCGTGCTCTCGCCGTGGGAGGAGACGGTCACCGCCGTGCGGGCCATCGCGAAGCCTCCGGGTCTCCACCGGCCGTGGGCCGAGCGCGCACGGGCGAGGCTGCGCGAGAGCCCGGACGCGGCGCGGCACTGGAATCTGCTGCGCGCCTTCATCGTGCCGGGCGGCTACATCGCCGACGCACTCATCCCCACCCCGGAGCGCGAGGAGACGATCGAGCAGGCCGCCGAGCGCGTGCGCCGGCAGGATCGTGCGCTGTGGCGCGAGGATCTTGAGCTCCTGCGGGGATACGCCGATCGACCGGCGACGGCGGCGCAGCTCGACGTGTTCGAGGAGGACGTCGCCGTCGGTGCCGAGCGTCTCGTCGAGGCCGTCGAGTGGGTGTGGCGGCTCACGGTCGAGCCGCACTGGCATCGCATTCGCGGGCTCGAGGTCGGTGACATCGAGCATCGGCTCGCGCTCCTGGCACGTGGTGGCGTCGACGAGATGTTGCGCACACTCCACCCGGACGTGCGTCGCGAGACGGGAGGGCTGTGGATCGACAAGAAGGACTGCATCCGCTGGGCCGGCAGCGAGGGGATGGGGCTCACGCTCATCCCCTCGGTGTTCGCGTGGCCGGGCACGCTCGTGCTCAATCGGCCGCCGTACGTGCCGACGCTCGTGTACGCGCCGCGCGGCATCGGCGCGCTCTGGCTCGACGACGAGCCGCAGGACGTCCCGGAGCCGCTCTCCACGCTCATCGGCGGCACGCGGGCGGCCGTCCTGCGGCAGCTCGACCTGCCGATGACGACGACCCAGATCGCGCGGCACCTGAACATCGCGCGCGCGTCGGCGAGCGATCACCTCAAGGTGTTGACGTGCTCGGACCTCGTGAGTGCACATCGCCGCGGGCGCGAGGTGTTCTATCGTCGGACGGAGCTCGGCGGCTCGCTCGCGGGGTGTGTCGATCCCGGGGCCGTTCACGCGCGGGACGAACGCACCGCATAG
- a CDS encoding APC family permease, producing MSSTSNPSAPLRRRLGFRDATAIGLGSMLGAGVFVAFAPAAAAAGAWLLLGLLVAALVASANAISTAQLAARNPRSGGAYVFGRERLGPWPGFVAGWAFVAGKVASCAAMALAAASYLVPEWLVKPLATTVVVLLTAVNLAGITRTAAVTRVLLGIVLAILALVVTAGAVALGASGFSFGAADAPAEAVGPSAVLGSAGVLFFAFAGYARVATLGEEVREPERTIPRAVIASLLSALVVYAVVGGVALAVLGPSRLAGSTAPLVDVVTASGWSWCVPLVRAGAAVAALGALLALIAGIGRTAFAMAREGDLPRSLAVVRARTGVPHRAEVAAGLGVILLVWTVDLGFAIVLSSFSVLVYYLVADLAAFTQPSHERLAPRVVQVFGVVGCAVLAVTLPWQAIVLGGCVLAAGLLVRAAVLVRRRGR from the coding sequence GTGTCATCGACCTCGAACCCCTCGGCGCCGCTTCGTCGCCGGCTCGGCTTCCGCGACGCGACGGCGATCGGCCTCGGCTCGATGCTGGGTGCGGGGGTGTTCGTCGCATTCGCGCCGGCCGCTGCGGCCGCGGGCGCCTGGCTGCTCCTCGGACTGCTCGTGGCGGCCCTCGTCGCGAGCGCGAACGCGATCTCGACCGCGCAGCTCGCCGCGCGAAACCCGAGATCGGGTGGCGCGTACGTCTTCGGCCGGGAGCGTCTCGGGCCCTGGCCAGGGTTCGTGGCCGGGTGGGCATTCGTCGCCGGCAAGGTCGCGAGCTGCGCGGCGATGGCGCTCGCGGCCGCGAGCTACCTCGTCCCCGAATGGCTCGTGAAGCCGCTCGCGACGACGGTCGTGGTGTTGCTCACCGCCGTGAACCTCGCGGGCATCACGCGCACCGCGGCGGTCACGCGCGTGCTCCTCGGCATCGTGCTCGCGATCCTGGCACTCGTGGTGACCGCGGGGGCGGTGGCGCTCGGTGCGTCCGGGTTCTCGTTCGGCGCGGCCGACGCGCCCGCGGAGGCGGTGGGTCCATCGGCGGTACTGGGGTCGGCGGGCGTCCTGTTCTTCGCGTTCGCGGGCTATGCGCGCGTCGCGACACTCGGGGAGGAGGTGCGCGAGCCGGAGCGGACGATTCCGCGGGCGGTCATCGCATCGCTCCTCTCGGCGCTCGTCGTGTACGCCGTCGTGGGTGGCGTCGCGCTCGCGGTGCTCGGCCCGTCCCGGCTGGCCGGTTCGACCGCCCCATTGGTCGATGTCGTGACCGCGAGTGGCTGGTCGTGGTGCGTCCCACTCGTCCGTGCCGGGGCGGCCGTCGCGGCCCTCGGGGCACTCCTCGCCCTCATCGCCGGAATCGGTCGGACCGCGTTCGCGATGGCGCGCGAGGGCGACCTGCCCCGATCGCTCGCGGTGGTGCGCGCCCGCACCGGGGTGCCCCACCGCGCCGAGGTCGCGGCCGGGCTCGGCGTGATCCTGCTCGTCTGGACCGTCGATCTCGGGTTCGCGATCGTCCTGTCGTCGTTCTCGGTGCTCGTCTACTACCTCGTCGCCGATCTCGCGGCGTTCACGCAACCGTCGCACGAGCGCCTCGCGCCTCGTGTCGTGCAGGTGTTCGGTGTCGTCGGTTGTGCGGTGCTCGCGGTCACGTTGCCGTGGCAGGCGATCGTGCTCGGCGGTTGTGTGCTCGCCGCAGGCCTGCTCGTTCGGGCGGCGGTACTCGTACGTCGCCGCGGCCGGTAG
- a CDS encoding DHA2 family efflux MFS transporter permease subunit, with product MTDSESVDAIRPAASTPSAAATPTPPTPSPWPGLWALVIGSFMLLVDTTIVSVANPAIKAALDPATTNLDNVVWVTSAYLLAYAVPLLITGRLGDRFGPKPIYLIGLAVFTLSSLWCGLSGSLGELIAARAVQGLGAALMTPQTMAVITRTFPPRTRGTAMGLWGATSGVATLVGPLAGGLLVDALGWEWIFFVNVPVGIIGFVLAMIYVPKLETHAHRFDYLGVVLSALALFGIVFGLQEAEKFSWGVIWGPISVWGLIIAGIVVLGLFVLQQWKTRSEPLVPLGLFRDRNFSLANIGIALVGFTVTGMTLPLMFFTQLARGLTPTQSALLMVPMAVIGGVLAPFTGRLLNRVDARFLVIPGLFLVSLSLFWYASLMNTSTPIWMYLLPSALMGFGNAGMWAPLSMTATRNLTPRDAGSGASIYNTSRTVGSVIGSASIAALMQSRLTANLPQAADSTSGLGTGQLPPVVVDGFATAMSQTVLLPAIAILVGFVVVWFFERPKDLPTSGRADRHVRTGATPD from the coding sequence ATGACCGACTCCGAATCCGTCGACGCGATCCGCCCTGCAGCGAGCACGCCGTCCGCCGCCGCCACACCGACACCACCGACACCGAGCCCCTGGCCGGGCCTCTGGGCGCTCGTCATCGGCTCCTTCATGCTGCTCGTCGACACGACGATCGTCTCGGTCGCGAACCCCGCCATCAAGGCCGCGCTCGACCCGGCGACGACCAACCTCGACAACGTCGTGTGGGTCACGAGCGCCTACCTCCTCGCCTACGCGGTGCCGCTCCTCATCACGGGCCGCCTCGGCGACCGCTTCGGACCGAAGCCGATCTACCTCATCGGCCTCGCGGTCTTCACGCTCTCGTCCCTCTGGTGCGGCCTGTCCGGCAGCCTCGGCGAACTCATCGCGGCACGTGCCGTGCAGGGCCTCGGCGCCGCGCTCATGACCCCGCAGACGATGGCCGTCATCACCCGCACCTTCCCGCCGCGCACCCGCGGCACCGCCATGGGCCTGTGGGGTGCCACCTCCGGCGTCGCGACCCTCGTCGGCCCGCTCGCGGGTGGCCTGCTCGTCGACGCGCTCGGCTGGGAGTGGATCTTCTTCGTCAACGTGCCCGTCGGCATCATCGGCTTCGTGCTCGCGATGATCTACGTTCCGAAGCTCGAGACCCACGCGCACCGCTTCGACTACCTCGGCGTCGTCCTGAGCGCCCTCGCGCTGTTCGGCATCGTGTTCGGCCTGCAGGAGGCCGAGAAGTTCTCGTGGGGCGTCATCTGGGGCCCGATCTCGGTGTGGGGGCTCATCATCGCCGGCATCGTCGTGCTCGGTCTCTTCGTGCTGCAACAGTGGAAGACGCGATCCGAGCCGCTCGTCCCGCTCGGCCTGTTCCGCGACCGCAACTTCTCGCTCGCCAACATCGGCATCGCCCTCGTCGGCTTCACCGTGACGGGCATGACGCTGCCGCTCATGTTCTTCACACAGCTCGCCCGCGGGCTCACGCCGACGCAGTCCGCCCTGCTCATGGTGCCGATGGCCGTCATCGGCGGCGTGCTCGCACCGTTCACGGGCCGCCTGCTGAATCGCGTCGACGCACGGTTCCTCGTCATCCCGGGGCTCTTCCTCGTCTCGCTCTCGCTGTTCTGGTACGCCTCGCTCATGAACACGTCCACGCCGATCTGGATGTACCTCCTGCCGTCGGCGCTCATGGGGTTCGGCAACGCGGGCATGTGGGCGCCGCTGTCGATGACCGCGACGCGCAACCTCACACCCCGCGACGCGGGCTCGGGTGCGAGCATCTATAACACCTCGCGCACCGTCGGCTCGGTCATCGGCTCGGCCTCGATCGCGGCGCTCATGCAATCACGCCTCACCGCGAACCTGCCCCAGGCCGCGGACTCGACCTCCGGCCTCGGCACAGGACAGTTGCCGCCCGTGGTCGTCGACGGTTTCGCGACCGCCATGTCGCAGACCGTGCTGCTGCCCGCGATCGCGATCCTCGTTGGCTTCGTCGTCGTGTGGTTCTTCGAGCGACCGAAGGACCTCCCGACCAGCGGACGTGCCGACCGGCACGTCCGAACGGGCGCCACGCCGGACTGA
- a CDS encoding PadR family transcriptional regulator, whose protein sequence is MTARLTPLGVMLLALLREGDMHPYEMRRLLLERHDDRLVPTTTGAVYNAVSRLEAEHLVVELGVDRDGRRPERTTYRLTEAGTEAVTAWVRHNLDTIGRPAEFRVALAESHNLPLEEVIALLTRRRATLATLAAEQRAGLDKAGTRGVPALFLLEIERDQHLLEADLTWLDGLLDRLRGHEIDWLHAVVGSGRAVAGRAQPDSAHHGPAPRHTAHPDSAPSGSSRPDSSHPDSMDSVPADSPAADDTTHIDTARSDAARQDDASNTPRESVPE, encoded by the coding sequence GTGACCGCCCGACTCACGCCCCTCGGGGTCATGCTTCTCGCACTCCTGCGCGAAGGTGACATGCACCCGTACGAGATGCGTCGACTCCTCCTCGAACGCCACGACGACCGCCTGGTGCCCACGACCACGGGTGCCGTCTACAACGCGGTCTCCCGCCTCGAAGCCGAGCACCTCGTCGTCGAACTCGGCGTCGACCGAGACGGCCGCCGCCCCGAGCGCACGACGTATCGATTGACCGAGGCCGGCACCGAGGCGGTCACCGCATGGGTCCGGCACAACCTCGACACCATCGGGCGCCCCGCGGAGTTCCGCGTCGCGCTCGCCGAGTCCCACAACCTCCCCCTCGAGGAAGTCATCGCGCTCCTCACCCGACGCCGGGCGACCCTGGCCACGCTCGCGGCCGAACAGCGCGCCGGCCTCGACAAGGCCGGGACCCGTGGCGTCCCCGCACTGTTCCTCCTCGAGATCGAACGCGACCAGCACCTGCTCGAAGCCGATCTCACGTGGCTCGACGGCCTGCTCGATCGACTCCGCGGCCACGAGATCGACTGGCTCCACGCGGTCGTCGGCAGCGGACGTGCCGTCGCCGGGCGCGCACAGCCCGACTCCGCACATCATGGTCCCGCGCCCCGACACACGGCGCACCCCGACTCGGCACCCTCCGGCTCGTCGCGACCGGACTCTTCGCACCCGGACTCCATGGATTCCGTCCCCGCGGACTCCCCCGCCGCCGACGACACCACGCACATTGACACCGCACGATCCGACGCCGCCCGCCAGGACGACGCCTCCAACACCCCACGAGAGAGCGTTCCCGAATGA
- a CDS encoding TetR/AcrR family transcriptional regulator C-terminal domain-containing protein — translation MESRARHRPHRGAATRSRIRKAAMGLLREHGPGVTVSAISEAAEVYPNQITHHFGSKDALVIEASFNLLLLDTERIQSAGRHMRTPESFRAAIARTAMHVPSMPHVVAALAIAQDNPPAQPTLRTLIDLLFRQSERYLERIMSERGWVSEQGVARDVRTFWSAIFGAVLVHRAGVPGGPSDIDLASTLTVRRAD, via the coding sequence ATGGAATCTCGCGCCCGACACCGCCCGCATCGTGGCGCGGCAACGCGGTCGCGCATCCGCAAGGCGGCCATGGGGCTTCTTCGCGAGCACGGGCCCGGCGTCACGGTCAGTGCGATCTCCGAGGCCGCCGAGGTCTACCCCAACCAGATCACGCACCATTTCGGATCGAAGGACGCCCTCGTCATCGAGGCCTCGTTCAACCTCCTGCTCCTCGACACGGAACGCATCCAGTCGGCCGGCCGCCACATGCGCACGCCCGAGTCCTTCCGCGCTGCGATCGCCCGCACCGCGATGCACGTCCCATCGATGCCCCACGTCGTCGCAGCGCTCGCGATCGCACAGGACAACCCTCCCGCGCAACCGACGCTCCGCACGCTCATCGACCTCCTGTTCCGCCAGTCCGAGCGCTACCTCGAACGCATCATGTCCGAGCGGGGTTGGGTGAGCGAGCAGGGCGTCGCACGCGACGTACGCACCTTCTGGAGCGCGATCTTCGGCGCCGTCCTCGTCCATCGCGCCGGCGTCCCCGGCGGCCCCTCCGACATCGACCTCGCCTCGACACTCACGGTCCGCCGCGCCGACTGA